Proteins found in one Oncorhynchus gorbuscha isolate QuinsamMale2020 ecotype Even-year linkage group LG15, OgorEven_v1.0, whole genome shotgun sequence genomic segment:
- the LOC123997521 gene encoding syntabulin-like isoform X4 codes for MKTSLCESEAVNLPPRILSAKGPPLPARSKGENAVTSTMGPFQEYEEKKSAGKERPRSRIPRLILHPFHPNEKGSPLSESPISEEEGSDNSPHGSPMPTPECKTKVKRVRVMAEWHAPPPMHKREQRSSTLPRGSEADFSSSSSTGSLKRGESLAHNSTGKKISSRSRGAHIRSLPMFKLSGSPSGSHDAELYAPYRTVPSSTSSNSSPKIPSRMPPGRYHSCGDNHGLRPPNPEQYLTPLQQKEVAIRHLRSKLREAENTVHDRDSEIEELKSQLGRMREDWIEEECHRVEAQLALKDARKEIKQLRQVVETMKISLMEKDKGIQKYFVDINIQNRKLECLLHSMEMAQSGSTLQDEPTMDFICGDSPVNDKQGEVGDQAVEEMADCGLLVNDNLAHMLMSTEVDSSGKLRCHPEAGPGVSTLLYSLEERIAPLPPPPSNTFCCSILPFPAPEEKAVQTEMLSFPPDLHALLLQLLKFHGGAVGDALLPASTSLLQIPAQQGPDLAPIPSTLSLPSSCQPIPVLPVSPYMLSNSGLCCSDPEVVSMRFMEELDFEVSSEEPCKALGMAVVNKSYWSSSFLVDLVAVAVPVLPTVAWLYSRHGVDGAAPVYNIAALIRGCCIMGLHSLRHVTHGADV; via the exons ATGAAAACATCTCTCTGTGAATCTGAGGCTGTCAACCTTCCACCCAGGATTCTATCTGCTAAGGGACCACCTttacctgcaag ATCCAAAGGGGAAAACGCAGTGACAAGCACAATGGGACCATTCCAGGAATATGAG GAAAAGAAGTCAGCAGGGAAGGAAAGACCCCGCAGCCGAATCCCACGCTTGATCCTTCATCCTTTCCACCCTAATGAGAAAGGGTCACCCTTGTCCGAATCACCCATTTCAGAGGAGGAGG GGTCAGACAACAGTCCACATGGCTCCCCCATGCCCACTCCCGAGTGCAAGACCAAGGTGAAGAGGGTGAGGGTGATGGCAGAGTGGCACGCACCACCGCCGATGCACAAGAGGGAGCAGCGATCGTCCACATTGCCCAGAG GTAGCGAAGCAGACTTCAGCTCCTCCAGCAGCACGGGCAGCCTAAAGAGAGGGGAGAGCCTGGCCCACAACTCCACAGGGAAGAAGATCTCCTCACGCAG TCGTGGTGCCCACATCAGGAGCCTCCCAATGTTCAAGCTGTCAGGGAGCCCCTCAGGATCCCACGATGCAGAGCTCTATGCCCCATACAGGACAGTCCCCTCATCCACCAGCAGCAACTCCAGCCCCAAAATACCTTCCAG GATGCCCCCTGGACGTTACCACTCCTGTGGGGACAACCATGGGCTCAGACCCCCCAATCCAGAGCAGTATCTCACCCCTCTGCAGCAGAAGGAGGTGGCCATTCGCCACCTGAGAAGCAAGCTGAGGGAAGCGGAGAACACCGTCCATGACAG GGACTCTGAGATCGAGGAGCTCAAGTCCCAGCTGGGCAGGATGAGGGAGGACTGGATCGAGGAGGAGTGCCACCGTGTAGAGGCGCAGCTGGCCCTAAAGGACGCACGCAAGGAGATCAAGCAGCTCCGGCAGGTTGTGGAGACCATGAAGATCAGTCTGATGGAGAAGGACAAGGGCATCCAGAAGTACTTTGTCGACATCAACATCCAGAACCGCAAGCTGGAGTGCCTGCTGCACAGCATGGAGATGGCCCAGAGCGGCTCCACGCTGCAAGACGAGCCAACCATGGACTTCATCTGTGGTGACTCCCCTGTCAATGATAAGCAGGGGGAGGTGGGTGACCAGGCTGTGGAGGAGATGGCAGACTGTGGGCTGCTGGTCAACGACAACCTGGCACACATGCTCATGTCCACAGAAGTGGACTCTAGCGGTAAGCTACGCTGCCACCCAGAGGCTGGTCCTGGGGTgtccactctactctacagtcTGGAGGAGAGAATCGCACCACTGcctccaccaccctccaacacGTTCTGCTGCAGCATACTCCCCTTCCCTGCTCCAGAGGAGAAGGCGGTTCAGACCGAGATGTTGTCCTTCCCTCCTGACCTGCACGCCCTCCTGCTGCAGCTGCTGAAGTTCCATGGTGGTGCAGTTGGAGATGCTCTCCTTCCAGCTTCTACCAGCCTCCTACAAATCCCAGCACAGCAGGGCCCAGACTTGGCCCCTATCCCGTCCACCTTAAGCCTGCCTAGCTCCTGCCAGCCCATTCCAGTTCTGCCAGTGAGCCCTTATATGTTAAGTAATTCAGGGCTGTGTTGCTCAGACCCTGAAGTGGTCTCCATGCGCTTCATGGAGGAGCTGGATTTTGAGGTGAGCAGTGAGGAGCCCTGCAAGGCCCTCGGGATGGCTGTGGTCAACAAAAGCTATTGGAGCAGCAGCTTCCTTGTTGATCTTGTTGCTGTGGCCGTACCAGTGTTGCCCACAGTGGCCTGGCTGTATTCCCGGCATGGCGTGGATGGGGCGGCGCCAGTCTACAACATCGCAGCATTGATCCGCGGCTGTTGCATCATGGGATTGCACTCTCTCCGTCACGTCACTCATGGGGCAGATGTGTAA
- the LOC123997521 gene encoding syntabulin-like isoform X3: MKTSLCESEAVNLPPRILSAKGPPLPARSKGENAVTSTMGPFQEYEEKKSAGKERPRSRIPRLILHPFHPNEKGSPLSESPISEEEGKDCDISSDNSKQTISFCSGSDNSPHGSPMPTPECKTKVKRVRVMAEWHAPPPMHKREQRSSTLPRGSEADFSSSSSTGSLKRGESLAHNSTGKKISSRSRGAHIRSLPMFKLSGSPSGSHDAELYAPYRTVPSSTSSNSSPKIPSRMPPGRYHSCGDNHGLRPPNPEQYLTPLQQKEVAIRHLRSKLREAENTVHDRDSEIEELKSQLGRMREDWIEEECHRVEAQLALKDARKEIKQLRQVVETMKISLMEKDKGIQKYFVDINIQNRKLECLLHSMEMAQSGSTLQDEPTMDFICGDSPVNDKQGEVGDQAVEEMADCGLLVNDNLAHMLMSTEVDSSGKLRCHPEAGPGVSTLLYSLEERIAPLPPPPSNTFCCSILPFPAPEEKAVQTEMLSFPPDLHALLLQLLKFHGGAVGDALLPASTSLLQIPAQQGPDLAPIPSTLSLPSSCQPIPVLPVSPYMLSNSGLCCSDPEVVSMRFMEELDFEVSSEEPCKALGMAVVNKSYWSSSFLVDLVAVAVPVLPTVAWLYSRHGVDGAAPVYNIAALIRGCCIMGLHSLRHVTHGADV, encoded by the exons ATGAAAACATCTCTCTGTGAATCTGAGGCTGTCAACCTTCCACCCAGGATTCTATCTGCTAAGGGACCACCTttacctgcaag ATCCAAAGGGGAAAACGCAGTGACAAGCACAATGGGACCATTCCAGGAATATGAG GAAAAGAAGTCAGCAGGGAAGGAAAGACCCCGCAGCCGAATCCCACGCTTGATCCTTCATCCTTTCCACCCTAATGAGAAAGGGTCACCCTTGTCCGAATCACCCATTTCAGAGGAGGAGGGTAAGGACTGTGACATTAGCTCAGACAACTCCAAACAGACCATCAGCTTTTGCTCAG GGTCAGACAACAGTCCACATGGCTCCCCCATGCCCACTCCCGAGTGCAAGACCAAGGTGAAGAGGGTGAGGGTGATGGCAGAGTGGCACGCACCACCGCCGATGCACAAGAGGGAGCAGCGATCGTCCACATTGCCCAGAG GTAGCGAAGCAGACTTCAGCTCCTCCAGCAGCACGGGCAGCCTAAAGAGAGGGGAGAGCCTGGCCCACAACTCCACAGGGAAGAAGATCTCCTCACGCAG TCGTGGTGCCCACATCAGGAGCCTCCCAATGTTCAAGCTGTCAGGGAGCCCCTCAGGATCCCACGATGCAGAGCTCTATGCCCCATACAGGACAGTCCCCTCATCCACCAGCAGCAACTCCAGCCCCAAAATACCTTCCAG GATGCCCCCTGGACGTTACCACTCCTGTGGGGACAACCATGGGCTCAGACCCCCCAATCCAGAGCAGTATCTCACCCCTCTGCAGCAGAAGGAGGTGGCCATTCGCCACCTGAGAAGCAAGCTGAGGGAAGCGGAGAACACCGTCCATGACAG GGACTCTGAGATCGAGGAGCTCAAGTCCCAGCTGGGCAGGATGAGGGAGGACTGGATCGAGGAGGAGTGCCACCGTGTAGAGGCGCAGCTGGCCCTAAAGGACGCACGCAAGGAGATCAAGCAGCTCCGGCAGGTTGTGGAGACCATGAAGATCAGTCTGATGGAGAAGGACAAGGGCATCCAGAAGTACTTTGTCGACATCAACATCCAGAACCGCAAGCTGGAGTGCCTGCTGCACAGCATGGAGATGGCCCAGAGCGGCTCCACGCTGCAAGACGAGCCAACCATGGACTTCATCTGTGGTGACTCCCCTGTCAATGATAAGCAGGGGGAGGTGGGTGACCAGGCTGTGGAGGAGATGGCAGACTGTGGGCTGCTGGTCAACGACAACCTGGCACACATGCTCATGTCCACAGAAGTGGACTCTAGCGGTAAGCTACGCTGCCACCCAGAGGCTGGTCCTGGGGTgtccactctactctacagtcTGGAGGAGAGAATCGCACCACTGcctccaccaccctccaacacGTTCTGCTGCAGCATACTCCCCTTCCCTGCTCCAGAGGAGAAGGCGGTTCAGACCGAGATGTTGTCCTTCCCTCCTGACCTGCACGCCCTCCTGCTGCAGCTGCTGAAGTTCCATGGTGGTGCAGTTGGAGATGCTCTCCTTCCAGCTTCTACCAGCCTCCTACAAATCCCAGCACAGCAGGGCCCAGACTTGGCCCCTATCCCGTCCACCTTAAGCCTGCCTAGCTCCTGCCAGCCCATTCCAGTTCTGCCAGTGAGCCCTTATATGTTAAGTAATTCAGGGCTGTGTTGCTCAGACCCTGAAGTGGTCTCCATGCGCTTCATGGAGGAGCTGGATTTTGAGGTGAGCAGTGAGGAGCCCTGCAAGGCCCTCGGGATGGCTGTGGTCAACAAAAGCTATTGGAGCAGCAGCTTCCTTGTTGATCTTGTTGCTGTGGCCGTACCAGTGTTGCCCACAGTGGCCTGGCTGTATTCCCGGCATGGCGTGGATGGGGCGGCGCCAGTCTACAACATCGCAGCATTGATCCGCGGCTGTTGCATCATGGGATTGCACTCTCTCCGTCACGTCACTCATGGGGCAGATGTGTAA
- the LOC123997521 gene encoding syntabulin-like isoform X1, producing MKTSLCESEAVNLPPRILSAKGPPLPARSKGENAVTSTMGPFQEYEEKKSAGKERPRSRIPRLILHPFHPNEKGSPLSESPISEEEGKDCDISSDNSKQTISFCSDDTGCPSSQSVSPSKTLSGSDNSPHGSPMPTPECKTKVKRVRVMAEWHAPPPMHKREQRSSTLPRGSEADFSSSSSTGSLKRGESLAHNSTGKKISSRSRGAHIRSLPMFKLSGSPSGSHDAELYAPYRTVPSSTSSNSSPKIPSRMPPGRYHSCGDNHGLRPPNPEQYLTPLQQKEVAIRHLRSKLREAENTVHDRDSEIEELKSQLGRMREDWIEEECHRVEAQLALKDARKEIKQLRQVVETMKISLMEKDKGIQKYFVDINIQNRKLECLLHSMEMAQSGSTLQDEPTMDFICGDSPVNDKQGEVGDQAVEEMADCGLLVNDNLAHMLMSTEVDSSGKLRCHPEAGPGVSTLLYSLEERIAPLPPPPSNTFCCSILPFPAPEEKAVQTEMLSFPPDLHALLLQLLKFHGGAVGDALLPASTSLLQIPAQQGPDLAPIPSTLSLPSSCQPIPVLPVSPYMLSNSGLCCSDPEVVSMRFMEELDFEVSSEEPCKALGMAVVNKSYWSSSFLVDLVAVAVPVLPTVAWLYSRHGVDGAAPVYNIAALIRGCCIMGLHSLRHVTHGADV from the exons ATGAAAACATCTCTCTGTGAATCTGAGGCTGTCAACCTTCCACCCAGGATTCTATCTGCTAAGGGACCACCTttacctgcaag ATCCAAAGGGGAAAACGCAGTGACAAGCACAATGGGACCATTCCAGGAATATGAG GAAAAGAAGTCAGCAGGGAAGGAAAGACCCCGCAGCCGAATCCCACGCTTGATCCTTCATCCTTTCCACCCTAATGAGAAAGGGTCACCCTTGTCCGAATCACCCATTTCAGAGGAGGAGGGTAAGGACTGTGACATTAGCTCAGACAACTCCAAACAGACCATCAGCTTTTGCTCAG ATGACACTGGCTGCCccagtagtcagtctgtgtcCCCCTCCAAAACCCTGTCAGGGTCAGACAACAGTCCACATGGCTCCCCCATGCCCACTCCCGAGTGCAAGACCAAGGTGAAGAGGGTGAGGGTGATGGCAGAGTGGCACGCACCACCGCCGATGCACAAGAGGGAGCAGCGATCGTCCACATTGCCCAGAG GTAGCGAAGCAGACTTCAGCTCCTCCAGCAGCACGGGCAGCCTAAAGAGAGGGGAGAGCCTGGCCCACAACTCCACAGGGAAGAAGATCTCCTCACGCAG TCGTGGTGCCCACATCAGGAGCCTCCCAATGTTCAAGCTGTCAGGGAGCCCCTCAGGATCCCACGATGCAGAGCTCTATGCCCCATACAGGACAGTCCCCTCATCCACCAGCAGCAACTCCAGCCCCAAAATACCTTCCAG GATGCCCCCTGGACGTTACCACTCCTGTGGGGACAACCATGGGCTCAGACCCCCCAATCCAGAGCAGTATCTCACCCCTCTGCAGCAGAAGGAGGTGGCCATTCGCCACCTGAGAAGCAAGCTGAGGGAAGCGGAGAACACCGTCCATGACAG GGACTCTGAGATCGAGGAGCTCAAGTCCCAGCTGGGCAGGATGAGGGAGGACTGGATCGAGGAGGAGTGCCACCGTGTAGAGGCGCAGCTGGCCCTAAAGGACGCACGCAAGGAGATCAAGCAGCTCCGGCAGGTTGTGGAGACCATGAAGATCAGTCTGATGGAGAAGGACAAGGGCATCCAGAAGTACTTTGTCGACATCAACATCCAGAACCGCAAGCTGGAGTGCCTGCTGCACAGCATGGAGATGGCCCAGAGCGGCTCCACGCTGCAAGACGAGCCAACCATGGACTTCATCTGTGGTGACTCCCCTGTCAATGATAAGCAGGGGGAGGTGGGTGACCAGGCTGTGGAGGAGATGGCAGACTGTGGGCTGCTGGTCAACGACAACCTGGCACACATGCTCATGTCCACAGAAGTGGACTCTAGCGGTAAGCTACGCTGCCACCCAGAGGCTGGTCCTGGGGTgtccactctactctacagtcTGGAGGAGAGAATCGCACCACTGcctccaccaccctccaacacGTTCTGCTGCAGCATACTCCCCTTCCCTGCTCCAGAGGAGAAGGCGGTTCAGACCGAGATGTTGTCCTTCCCTCCTGACCTGCACGCCCTCCTGCTGCAGCTGCTGAAGTTCCATGGTGGTGCAGTTGGAGATGCTCTCCTTCCAGCTTCTACCAGCCTCCTACAAATCCCAGCACAGCAGGGCCCAGACTTGGCCCCTATCCCGTCCACCTTAAGCCTGCCTAGCTCCTGCCAGCCCATTCCAGTTCTGCCAGTGAGCCCTTATATGTTAAGTAATTCAGGGCTGTGTTGCTCAGACCCTGAAGTGGTCTCCATGCGCTTCATGGAGGAGCTGGATTTTGAGGTGAGCAGTGAGGAGCCCTGCAAGGCCCTCGGGATGGCTGTGGTCAACAAAAGCTATTGGAGCAGCAGCTTCCTTGTTGATCTTGTTGCTGTGGCCGTACCAGTGTTGCCCACAGTGGCCTGGCTGTATTCCCGGCATGGCGTGGATGGGGCGGCGCCAGTCTACAACATCGCAGCATTGATCCGCGGCTGTTGCATCATGGGATTGCACTCTCTCCGTCACGTCACTCATGGGGCAGATGTGTAA
- the LOC123997521 gene encoding syntabulin-like isoform X2, producing the protein MWRETFDFRPAFDIQLWQSRSKGENAVTSTMGPFQEYEEKKSAGKERPRSRIPRLILHPFHPNEKGSPLSESPISEEEGKDCDISSDNSKQTISFCSDDTGCPSSQSVSPSKTLSGSDNSPHGSPMPTPECKTKVKRVRVMAEWHAPPPMHKREQRSSTLPRGSEADFSSSSSTGSLKRGESLAHNSTGKKISSRSRGAHIRSLPMFKLSGSPSGSHDAELYAPYRTVPSSTSSNSSPKIPSRMPPGRYHSCGDNHGLRPPNPEQYLTPLQQKEVAIRHLRSKLREAENTVHDRDSEIEELKSQLGRMREDWIEEECHRVEAQLALKDARKEIKQLRQVVETMKISLMEKDKGIQKYFVDINIQNRKLECLLHSMEMAQSGSTLQDEPTMDFICGDSPVNDKQGEVGDQAVEEMADCGLLVNDNLAHMLMSTEVDSSGKLRCHPEAGPGVSTLLYSLEERIAPLPPPPSNTFCCSILPFPAPEEKAVQTEMLSFPPDLHALLLQLLKFHGGAVGDALLPASTSLLQIPAQQGPDLAPIPSTLSLPSSCQPIPVLPVSPYMLSNSGLCCSDPEVVSMRFMEELDFEVSSEEPCKALGMAVVNKSYWSSSFLVDLVAVAVPVLPTVAWLYSRHGVDGAAPVYNIAALIRGCCIMGLHSLRHVTHGADV; encoded by the exons ATGTGGCGGGAAACTTTTGATTTTAGGCCTGCCTTTGATATTCAACTTTGGCAGAGCAG ATCCAAAGGGGAAAACGCAGTGACAAGCACAATGGGACCATTCCAGGAATATGAG GAAAAGAAGTCAGCAGGGAAGGAAAGACCCCGCAGCCGAATCCCACGCTTGATCCTTCATCCTTTCCACCCTAATGAGAAAGGGTCACCCTTGTCCGAATCACCCATTTCAGAGGAGGAGGGTAAGGACTGTGACATTAGCTCAGACAACTCCAAACAGACCATCAGCTTTTGCTCAG ATGACACTGGCTGCCccagtagtcagtctgtgtcCCCCTCCAAAACCCTGTCAGGGTCAGACAACAGTCCACATGGCTCCCCCATGCCCACTCCCGAGTGCAAGACCAAGGTGAAGAGGGTGAGGGTGATGGCAGAGTGGCACGCACCACCGCCGATGCACAAGAGGGAGCAGCGATCGTCCACATTGCCCAGAG GTAGCGAAGCAGACTTCAGCTCCTCCAGCAGCACGGGCAGCCTAAAGAGAGGGGAGAGCCTGGCCCACAACTCCACAGGGAAGAAGATCTCCTCACGCAG TCGTGGTGCCCACATCAGGAGCCTCCCAATGTTCAAGCTGTCAGGGAGCCCCTCAGGATCCCACGATGCAGAGCTCTATGCCCCATACAGGACAGTCCCCTCATCCACCAGCAGCAACTCCAGCCCCAAAATACCTTCCAG GATGCCCCCTGGACGTTACCACTCCTGTGGGGACAACCATGGGCTCAGACCCCCCAATCCAGAGCAGTATCTCACCCCTCTGCAGCAGAAGGAGGTGGCCATTCGCCACCTGAGAAGCAAGCTGAGGGAAGCGGAGAACACCGTCCATGACAG GGACTCTGAGATCGAGGAGCTCAAGTCCCAGCTGGGCAGGATGAGGGAGGACTGGATCGAGGAGGAGTGCCACCGTGTAGAGGCGCAGCTGGCCCTAAAGGACGCACGCAAGGAGATCAAGCAGCTCCGGCAGGTTGTGGAGACCATGAAGATCAGTCTGATGGAGAAGGACAAGGGCATCCAGAAGTACTTTGTCGACATCAACATCCAGAACCGCAAGCTGGAGTGCCTGCTGCACAGCATGGAGATGGCCCAGAGCGGCTCCACGCTGCAAGACGAGCCAACCATGGACTTCATCTGTGGTGACTCCCCTGTCAATGATAAGCAGGGGGAGGTGGGTGACCAGGCTGTGGAGGAGATGGCAGACTGTGGGCTGCTGGTCAACGACAACCTGGCACACATGCTCATGTCCACAGAAGTGGACTCTAGCGGTAAGCTACGCTGCCACCCAGAGGCTGGTCCTGGGGTgtccactctactctacagtcTGGAGGAGAGAATCGCACCACTGcctccaccaccctccaacacGTTCTGCTGCAGCATACTCCCCTTCCCTGCTCCAGAGGAGAAGGCGGTTCAGACCGAGATGTTGTCCTTCCCTCCTGACCTGCACGCCCTCCTGCTGCAGCTGCTGAAGTTCCATGGTGGTGCAGTTGGAGATGCTCTCCTTCCAGCTTCTACCAGCCTCCTACAAATCCCAGCACAGCAGGGCCCAGACTTGGCCCCTATCCCGTCCACCTTAAGCCTGCCTAGCTCCTGCCAGCCCATTCCAGTTCTGCCAGTGAGCCCTTATATGTTAAGTAATTCAGGGCTGTGTTGCTCAGACCCTGAAGTGGTCTCCATGCGCTTCATGGAGGAGCTGGATTTTGAGGTGAGCAGTGAGGAGCCCTGCAAGGCCCTCGGGATGGCTGTGGTCAACAAAAGCTATTGGAGCAGCAGCTTCCTTGTTGATCTTGTTGCTGTGGCCGTACCAGTGTTGCCCACAGTGGCCTGGCTGTATTCCCGGCATGGCGTGGATGGGGCGGCGCCAGTCTACAACATCGCAGCATTGATCCGCGGCTGTTGCATCATGGGATTGCACTCTCTCCGTCACGTCACTCATGGGGCAGATGTGTAA
- the LOC123997521 gene encoding syntabulin-like isoform X5 — MGPFQEYEEKKSAGKERPRSRIPRLILHPFHPNEKGSPLSESPISEEEGKDCDISSDNSKQTISFCSDDTGCPSSQSVSPSKTLSGSDNSPHGSPMPTPECKTKVKRVRVMAEWHAPPPMHKREQRSSTLPRGSEADFSSSSSTGSLKRGESLAHNSTGKKISSRSRGAHIRSLPMFKLSGSPSGSHDAELYAPYRTVPSSTSSNSSPKIPSRMPPGRYHSCGDNHGLRPPNPEQYLTPLQQKEVAIRHLRSKLREAENTVHDRDSEIEELKSQLGRMREDWIEEECHRVEAQLALKDARKEIKQLRQVVETMKISLMEKDKGIQKYFVDINIQNRKLECLLHSMEMAQSGSTLQDEPTMDFICGDSPVNDKQGEVGDQAVEEMADCGLLVNDNLAHMLMSTEVDSSGKLRCHPEAGPGVSTLLYSLEERIAPLPPPPSNTFCCSILPFPAPEEKAVQTEMLSFPPDLHALLLQLLKFHGGAVGDALLPASTSLLQIPAQQGPDLAPIPSTLSLPSSCQPIPVLPVSPYMLSNSGLCCSDPEVVSMRFMEELDFEVSSEEPCKALGMAVVNKSYWSSSFLVDLVAVAVPVLPTVAWLYSRHGVDGAAPVYNIAALIRGCCIMGLHSLRHVTHGADV, encoded by the exons ATGGGACCATTCCAGGAATATGAG GAAAAGAAGTCAGCAGGGAAGGAAAGACCCCGCAGCCGAATCCCACGCTTGATCCTTCATCCTTTCCACCCTAATGAGAAAGGGTCACCCTTGTCCGAATCACCCATTTCAGAGGAGGAGGGTAAGGACTGTGACATTAGCTCAGACAACTCCAAACAGACCATCAGCTTTTGCTCAG ATGACACTGGCTGCCccagtagtcagtctgtgtcCCCCTCCAAAACCCTGTCAGGGTCAGACAACAGTCCACATGGCTCCCCCATGCCCACTCCCGAGTGCAAGACCAAGGTGAAGAGGGTGAGGGTGATGGCAGAGTGGCACGCACCACCGCCGATGCACAAGAGGGAGCAGCGATCGTCCACATTGCCCAGAG GTAGCGAAGCAGACTTCAGCTCCTCCAGCAGCACGGGCAGCCTAAAGAGAGGGGAGAGCCTGGCCCACAACTCCACAGGGAAGAAGATCTCCTCACGCAG TCGTGGTGCCCACATCAGGAGCCTCCCAATGTTCAAGCTGTCAGGGAGCCCCTCAGGATCCCACGATGCAGAGCTCTATGCCCCATACAGGACAGTCCCCTCATCCACCAGCAGCAACTCCAGCCCCAAAATACCTTCCAG GATGCCCCCTGGACGTTACCACTCCTGTGGGGACAACCATGGGCTCAGACCCCCCAATCCAGAGCAGTATCTCACCCCTCTGCAGCAGAAGGAGGTGGCCATTCGCCACCTGAGAAGCAAGCTGAGGGAAGCGGAGAACACCGTCCATGACAG GGACTCTGAGATCGAGGAGCTCAAGTCCCAGCTGGGCAGGATGAGGGAGGACTGGATCGAGGAGGAGTGCCACCGTGTAGAGGCGCAGCTGGCCCTAAAGGACGCACGCAAGGAGATCAAGCAGCTCCGGCAGGTTGTGGAGACCATGAAGATCAGTCTGATGGAGAAGGACAAGGGCATCCAGAAGTACTTTGTCGACATCAACATCCAGAACCGCAAGCTGGAGTGCCTGCTGCACAGCATGGAGATGGCCCAGAGCGGCTCCACGCTGCAAGACGAGCCAACCATGGACTTCATCTGTGGTGACTCCCCTGTCAATGATAAGCAGGGGGAGGTGGGTGACCAGGCTGTGGAGGAGATGGCAGACTGTGGGCTGCTGGTCAACGACAACCTGGCACACATGCTCATGTCCACAGAAGTGGACTCTAGCGGTAAGCTACGCTGCCACCCAGAGGCTGGTCCTGGGGTgtccactctactctacagtcTGGAGGAGAGAATCGCACCACTGcctccaccaccctccaacacGTTCTGCTGCAGCATACTCCCCTTCCCTGCTCCAGAGGAGAAGGCGGTTCAGACCGAGATGTTGTCCTTCCCTCCTGACCTGCACGCCCTCCTGCTGCAGCTGCTGAAGTTCCATGGTGGTGCAGTTGGAGATGCTCTCCTTCCAGCTTCTACCAGCCTCCTACAAATCCCAGCACAGCAGGGCCCAGACTTGGCCCCTATCCCGTCCACCTTAAGCCTGCCTAGCTCCTGCCAGCCCATTCCAGTTCTGCCAGTGAGCCCTTATATGTTAAGTAATTCAGGGCTGTGTTGCTCAGACCCTGAAGTGGTCTCCATGCGCTTCATGGAGGAGCTGGATTTTGAGGTGAGCAGTGAGGAGCCCTGCAAGGCCCTCGGGATGGCTGTGGTCAACAAAAGCTATTGGAGCAGCAGCTTCCTTGTTGATCTTGTTGCTGTGGCCGTACCAGTGTTGCCCACAGTGGCCTGGCTGTATTCCCGGCATGGCGTGGATGGGGCGGCGCCAGTCTACAACATCGCAGCATTGATCCGCGGCTGTTGCATCATGGGATTGCACTCTCTCCGTCACGTCACTCATGGGGCAGATGTGTAA